The Macrobrachium rosenbergii isolate ZJJX-2024 chromosome 7, ASM4041242v1, whole genome shotgun sequence genome segment atttataagttttgcTGATAAATCTCATACAAATAATGTGGAACTGCTTACCTGTCATGTGAACATTATAATTTCCCATGCTGTCATCAGCAACAGAGTCAGACATGTCCACTTGGGAgcataaaattcattaaaagtgACTTTTCATTTTTACGATTAGCTCTTCTAAACTGTCTTCATAGTGACACCTCTCTTGATATGAATTCTAAGAGGaaggagaattaaaatattaagttttcaaatttaaaatgttcTGTTACAAGCACAATTAAAACTGTTAACAATGCACAAGAGTTTTTCTGTAGTCTATGGAATTGGAATTTGAATCCAGAAGATCCCCTGTAACATACAGATTCTGAGGCTTACATCCTCTGTAACTTATACTGTACTTCATCTGTGAACAACTACTCTTCCATAATACTTTTATTACAATagtacatgaatatacataaactCTATTGTATTTCTATAGCAACTAGGCACCTTTGCAAGATGGTATGTGGTTTTGACAAATTAAAAAGATGCATGGTTTTGCTACCATCTGTCACAATGAAATAATGGATCATGGCTATCTCAAACTCTTctaaatctttcaaaaaaaacCTCTTAAGACTTGATACAGAGACTGCCATCCCAAACTGTCTTACATCTTTCAAAAACCAAACAAACCTTTCAAGACTTGTTAGAAACTCCATGTCAGATTCATCAGATTACTTCCATCTCGAGTCGTTTGCAAGTACCAAGTTAACCTACTACAGGCTGTCATAAGTTGACCCAATGGGTATGTTCTTATAATAGGAATAAAATCTATGAGATTTACCCTTGATCAGAGGTTCTTCAAGCCTTCATAATTGAATAAACTGAAATCATTTTTAATGTACTGCATGCTCTACAAACAGTCATCGAGTCACGAGGGGTACCCAATATGTAATTCTCTTGCCATACGTACCATAGTCCCACAAAGTGATCTGTAAACAATGTTATTTTTCCTATTACGGATATTATACATTTCCAATTCTTGTATAGTCTCTTCTCCCTTTTGTAAGATATCTAATAGAGTATTAGCTTTGCATACTAGTCCATTAAAAATATCTTCTTTGCTTTTtctattaccttccgttacttctttcaaatgacgaCCAAATTTCCTGGAAGCCTGCATTCCAGGTATTTCCCTGTGCCTACCATAAGGTACCACTGAAGGGCAGATGAACCTCTCACTTACAGGCTGTCCTATGGCTTAAAACCATACACACAGGAGGACAAAAGGTCTCTCAGATTAGAGTGCAGTATACTCATCACCTGTTGTATGTCTGCTATTTTAAACACAAGAGATATACCAAATTAAACATCAATTACAAATATGAGGTATCGCCTTTAGTTGCCCAGAATATGGACAATATTTCACAGGAATTTCATCAACCTCAGCATTTGATATGAGGTCCTCTTTACAAGATTTGATGACTTACAAGTTCTTTGAAACTTTTCTATTTTGTCAATTGCATGCCAGAAGTCAAGTTTGGCACGAGTCACCATTGTACTTTACCCTTCCTCAATCATCTCAAGGGGCGTTCCAGGGGTCATCACCCTACCACGTCCATTTTCATCGTCTTCGTGGTTAGTAGGGACAAGTCGAGAGGTTCCCACCAGGCCTCCTAACCAATTCAACActttgcactgtgaaacaattgttaggagaaggtggaaaggtggaagaaagatattatgaacagaggtacagtaaaagaaatgaaaggggttgcagctaagagccgaagggatgctgcaaagaaccgtaagtaatgcctacagtgtgccactgaggtgcaccgacagcactaaccccctacgggggtccATACAATTACACCAAACCTATTCCAACAAGACCTAAGCCTCTCCACTCCTCATTACGAAAACAAGTGACAATCTGTCACAAACAAACCctaaggtaaataaaatataaccatCATTACCTTACGACTTTATTTTGTAACtgtgacaataataaaaatatttaatctccATGACTTGTAAAACACATTTCAAATTaccggcaataaaaaaaaagacaacagtcCTTCATGCACTATTAAGTTTTCTGCTCGGTAAAAAGAAGAGGTAACTAAACCAAACACGTGTACATACTACAGCATGTCGTTTACGTCAtaccaaacattaaaaaataaaatgctccaCGACTAATACCCACACAATTCGCTGCCGTAAATTGGATTCTTCCAACACCTTTAATCGGCAGTTAAAGGCGTGTTTGACGCATTCCCAGGCCCTGGTCCTGAAATGATCAAGACAATGCAGAGAGATCTGTAGTTAtagcttaaaaactactaatcTCCTATAGTAGCGAGCCTTAGGTTATAAAACAACATTACTTTATTCCTTAAATGTAACGACCGAGACACCAAAAAAACCACAACCAAGTTTGAAATGCTGAGGCAGCATCGACACTACAGTaaaatacatgtcataaacatgtcacaaACCAACGCTGGGCAAGTTTATGGCTCACACATCGcaaacagattgaaaacaagtTGATAACCACAAGCAGAGGTGTCTTTGACAAATGCTGAACAACTGTATGAGCACTAGTTTTCCCTACCACCAAGCTGATGACCTGTTGGTAACTTCAGGGGAGCGTCTTTGTCAAATGTTGAACAACTATATGAGCTACCAACAAGTTGCTGACTTGTTTGTAACTTGAAGGTCAGCAACCAACATCACATTTCAAGTTACAGTATTTACAAACGTCTTCACAATCCTTGAATCTCTGGGGAAAGTTTGGAAACCTAAGctttaatttctcattacttgGGCAAAATGGCAAAAGAGCATAGCACCCAGCTGTACATCCTAAATGTTCACCGACATGTCGAAGGCGAATCACGCACTGTGGAATTGACATTTGTTgagaaacatttcaaaacaatctTTTCGACAAGTCCAGAGATTTGTCTTTGAGCAAGGGCCCATATATATCTCTGACCTCATCACAAAGAAGCCCCAGAGTTTGATGTACATATGTTTACAATACTGTCTACGACATGTTTCACTGTAGCGTGGATGGACATTTAGATACACCTCTTTGCATTATTTTCAAGTACAGTaggaaatatttacagtattcaTTTTCCAGTTCCTGCAACGTATGTTCTTACAGACAAGGGAACTGCTTTAGTAAAAAAGTCTTCAAGTGATTTATGATGATAAATGATTAATCAATCAGTACGGTGAAGCTATTCCCCAGTCTTTATACCTGGATTCTAATTTCACTGGTTGTCAAATGACGTACTGAACACAGTACAAGGCTCTAATGACAATAGAGTACGTATTCGTTTTGATGGGTATCTTCTACGAAATAGGAGGCAAGAATTCCATTCTTGTTACATAATTTCACAGTTACATTCGAATTACAATGACTATAACTGTTTCCTCCACTGATTTATGGTGTTGTTTAATAGTTCTGCATATATTAACaactaaaattttataattctGGTTCATGTTATCCACTGCTGGGACAGACACTTTCAAAAAGAAACATCACATCGTAATCAGATTATGAAATAGGCTATTTATACATAAAGAGAAATTTtgaggagaaaaaacaaaaatgaagtatGGAAATAAATGCTACAATTACTGCAAGTAAGTGTACAGATGACAGAAATAGTCttacaaaataaaggaaactgtACAGAATACAGTACAATACTGCAGTACTTACAAAATACAAcagttcaaatataaaatttcatatattcacaATTCCTCTGAATActttaaaataacaaacaagaagaTATCTAAAATATAAAGGCAGGCAAAACTATTACTACAACatacaaaataagaatgaaagtggCTTTGGATCTACATAATTGCATCCATGACAAAAGATTAAAGTCCGTACGtacatattttattgaatttaacaTTCCCTTTCACTTCATTACTTAGAAGGCTCATCTACAAGCATAGTGACTCACATATCGAAATTTATTTAACACCACAcatctcttttaccttttttgagTGGCCAGTAGCAGAGTTGTCATTGATACTGactttagtattgttattattataattattgtttatttattcaagtttttttggTTGCTCCATGCAGTTGAATTCTGGGCCTTCATCAACAGCACTAATGTGTcacaaaaaataagattataGGCATTCAGATCATACAACCCTTGTAACAGTTTTGTTTTAACATAATATCAGAGAACTGAATCATTCCATGCAAAATTTTTTATGCTCTATATGAAGAGACTGTCAGCCTATAAAAAGATGGAGAGAACTTTGGTATTTGTAGTAAGTGCAGTAGAAGGCCCAACTTAAGCAAAACAAAGACCTCACTGATTCTGCAAGATTCATTGTGCACTAGTAACACTTAAATGATTCTGGCAATTTTTTGAAACTAGGTGGTACCTCCAGTTCCAACATTTTTTTGCAAAACTCTTGAAAAATGCATCACCTAAAATCCTTCCTGTACAAAGACATATTAATCAAGTGtcattttcaaatcttttttttcacAACCTCAGGCCACTGTGGAAGATACTCTATGTATTCTGCTAGGCCATCttcaatacattttaatttgaaGAGGAATATCAGCcatcatttttggcatttttcacttctaaaattatcattttttcagCATTTACATTCTGCTGAGGCAGAACATTCTTGTAAAACCTTAAACATTCTGGGCTGTAAAGCAAGGATTTAAATGGtagtaaaaaaagttatttcataaattttattcactTGCACAGTGACTGCATATAACAGTCTAGGCTTTGAAAGTGTTTACATGAACAGTTACGCATTACAGCACCATTCATTTGCGTATTTTATAAAAGACGGTTAGTTTGACATGAGGTACCACATTGCCCATACTAGAGGTCTCGTATATCTTGATTCTGCTTGTCTGTGAATGTGGACTTTCTATTTGCTGAAGGTTTCCTCAGCAAGCAAGTAGCATTTAGGCTTATTCAGAACGTTCGCATAATTAGAGCAAGATAACATGTAATCTTTATGTCCACTGtcagaatataatgaaaattctcaACTAATTTCAATTTTGCTAAATGTACCATGCTATTACAAAGGGCCAACagtatctcatatatatatcatcaattatCATAACTACAACACAAGAGCTTCATAACCTTACAATGTGACCGGTTGTAATTCATAAAGTGCTCATACCCACTTTACATGTTAGGTTGCTTTGTTCCCGAGTCACTTTGACAGCTGCACAGTCTCGTCAATGCATCAACTGTTATAAATTTAACTTTTCCACCTAATTCACAATTTTGTAATGAATGCAACAATCTCCCACATAATGCATGACCTAGACCTTCCCTCAGAAAAACAACTAGTAACGTCAAGTCATTTATTAAAACAACCTACTCAGGCTATTATCCTTTGGCAATACAAAGAGGTTGCAGAATTAACATCAATAACAAGAACATCCCAGGTGACCAAACTCTATTACAGGAGCTTCGAAGTACTGCATTTACCGTACAGAAAATAACCACACACGCTTTATAACACAGCTTGTTTATTACAGACGTCACAATCAATATTTCCGTGTAAATCGCAACTTCGGTAATTAATACATGCTTCCTTTAGTAAATCTATGAAACACAGCTGTGCTAGACAGAACTTTTCCGTAGAAGTAAAACCAACACTACAGAACCTTCGTAATCTCTTAAAAGTAGTACCAACTCGCAGACAAAGTTCTACTGTATACAATGAAACCACTTTCTTACTTAGTAGACTCACCTCTGCCATCACAAGCAACAATTTTCAACTTGTCAACTTGGGCAAACTCTTGCACATCTTTAAACTCCACATCTGACATTAAGAATGTCCACACATTATCACAAAAACGGTAGGTGTTGAGCTTGTTGTATGAAACAGATAAAGTGTCCTGAAACACAATACAAACATCCCATATGCTAAAATTTCATTCAggtctctcatttcattttaggACATAATGAAGAATCTGTCTTGTACAATGGAAAATCATGAATGTTAACGGACTGGGAATCTGTATAATCTATAAAACTTCTAATGTCAAACCTACAATGAGAGATTACTCGTACAGCGCCACATTCTGTAACAGACTGTCTTACCAGAGTACAATATACAGGAAGTAAAATCTACTGTATTCATTCACTGCTTGTATGAATAAATTGTACATATAATAATTCTGCCTCATGCAATGGTGTCAGTCTCAATCTGATAGAtacaattatgtaaaatataatactaTGATTCCAGCTGCTGATATCAATCTCTATTACCTACATGCATATGGTAATGTGAAGGACagattttatgtacagtatatacaaaaactATACTGGCTAGCCTAAAGAAGACACATGAAACCAAAGCAGTGTATACCTTAAACATCCATAATTTATATTCATCTGTCTTCAAAATCTCTCAGCAACAAATTTGTAGAATAAATTACCTTTCAcgtaaatcaacaaaataatggCATTAACAAAATGCATGAAATTCCGTAGAATACTTATACCGTAATTTATAACAATCactaaataataatgagagagagaatattcaacaTACTGCATATTGTACTTATGACTTTCTGAGCACAACATTACAAGACTTTTTGACAAATGTAATCGCGAATACAAGACTTTTCGACAACTGTAATTGAGAATAAGACCACAAACCTTAAAAGTAATACGTGCGCGAACTTTGTTGGCTAGTGCTTGGTTTATGGCCCTGTCAAACTGGAGCAGCACACGTAGAGCAAGCGAAGGCGATATCTGCTGGAACTGAAAGATGAAATGTTTAAGTTAGTCACAAGTAGgtgaacaattaaaaataaattgcattatttCATTATGGACATTAgtactttcaacataaaattattttctgttgtaatgatgtgatttaatttttttgaggttttatttCCCTAGCATCCTTgacaaatgatatactgtatcaaaattaatgaaattgatTGTCAGAATGTCTCCACTTAGGTGCAATAGTAAACACCCAGTTTTGCCGTGTGTATGAAGAGAGAGTAGAGTATtagctaaaaatttattttccacatGTTGAAAACTATGCAAGTAAATTTgtgaaatctataaaaaatttatttattttccaagatCTATCAGCTATAGGGCCTATTGCCCAACATGGAAACCTACCCTGACCTATGATTACAGTCTTCCACTGGGGTCGTCTCCTTAACAGCAAACCAAAGACAGATTTCAACAGGGATaaaacctaacctatcctagggtgacgtgccctgacctggatAGGGGGACTTCACTCCCCTGGACAGGGAGGAATGGGAAGTGGGAAGAGTAGGCTTATTCCCCCTATGTCCAGGGAAAGGGGGTGGAGAAGGGATGACACAGGGTAACAAATAGAAGAATTTCATCTTTGCAAGTAGGCTATTTTGCAGTATTTCCACAAAGTTCCCATAAGATCAAAGCATGCTAATGGAGAAGAAGAATAGGTAATTTTTCGGaaaactccagccagccatttcggaaggttccagttagccattttttgcatgaaaaaccattttgggtttttcattccaaaataGCTGAAATAATGGCActaaagaacctgaaaataccaacgtggcgtaacctaggggtgtttactggttacaatttttacatgttagctatggagggggcaGTACTGTGTTACCTTatagtcgtaatttgattaattattttctctgttattaagcatttgcgagtCATGTATTGAGGAAAAGAGGTTTTACGTTTTGATGAGTTTTatccaaaaaaaataaagttgtaatgtaggaggtggctggagtcttctgaAAAATAACGAAGAATAATTCAAAACCATTTGTGACAATTTTGATAGGCCTATCGTATCCAAGAAAAGTATCCTATTGACGTTGCCACTGACCGTAGTTTACCAGCCCATTTTCACCGTGCCTCATTAGACTATGGTTTAGGgcgaaaagtaaaaataccataGGCCTAGTACTTCACAGAAAGGAGGTGCTAGGACTAGGTTAGTCTACGCCTACTGAGGACATTAAGCCTAAGCTTGCCGAGTCTAAGCTAACGGGATAAGCTTCAGTAGGCTTAGCCAACCCAAAGCCTAGTCTATCCTAGGTCTTAGACTCGTAGGATAAGCTTCTAGACCTAGGCTACGAGTAGGCCTATTTTACACCAGCCTGGTACCAAGCTATTTAGGCCTAGTAGCCTAGGATACGTGGCCTAATCTCAACCTACCCTTCATAAGTTAGGCCTATTAACTCATCAAAgctcttaaataaaaaattaaacgtcTAATTGCCTAGTAAGCTTAGGCCTATGACCCGTACGCTAAGCTCGTAGCTTAGGCCTATGCTACGATTAGCCTAGCTTACGCTACCCTACTCTGCCGCAGAGAGCATAGCTTTAACCAATTTTCCCTTCATAAATCTGGCCTATTAACCCACAAAACTCAATTCTAGGTACGAAAATAAGTCTCAAATACGTCCAGTAGGCTTAGGCCTACTGGCGGTGACTAAGCAATGGCCATGTAAACAAACCTGTATGAGTTCGTCCAGACTCTCCTGCAGGGTATTTCCCAGGGTGGTATTTCTGTATAATTGGTACGTCATCGTCGTTTTTGGGCCTTCGGGGTCGATATATATACTTGGTGTAGGCCTCAGCGCATTCAGTAACTTCAAACGACTCGGTTTTAGGACTGTTTACAAGGAGAAACTTCGGGGGGAACTCCGCCTTCGAGCAGTCAAGCTTCACCGAAATCGCACCGACGTTGTTCGATTTGGTGGTCGGTGACTTGAAtgatgttttaaaataataattctattttaatttacataattttggtaattaattatattttaattctaaatttagcttttttaaataagatttatcatttaaaattaaaattgctgCTGATATATAAGAGAAATGATTAAATCCCTGGTGTTCCGTGAACACATGAGGACAAAGGGTGTCGTCGTTCTCCGATCTCatctgtttttttaaaataatcattccATATTTTGTTCTCATAGACCTTGgcaaataataaagacaaaaattaaattatttcttttttattatattgtattgattaaaaacaaaattactgttgaaatataagagaaatttattaatCTTTGGTATATCGTTAACGCTTTCGGACGAAGGGCTCATCATTATCTGATctccccttttcttcttcattttgtaaaCAATCATAGACGAGGGTTTCCATTACCCAGTGTTAAGGTGACTTCAAACaagtaaatttatatgaaaatttcctttgaaatggATAACTATGCTTTTAAACttcctaaaataataatcaacGTTATTTTTACGTAGTTTTCCATCATTATTAGGTAGGAATAGCTTTATTACCGGCATTATTTCTAttctaaaactaaaattaacGGTAATTCCTCGCAGTTCGTGAGCCTTATCAGGTAGGAAACGCCTTAATAATGGCATTGAATCTGTTCCTCTCCTGCACTTCTAAATGGGGATATTCTccgttaaaaaataacaaaataaataagggTTTAAAATCTAAGGAATGTAGTACTTTATGATGATGAATGGCAAACTTTGTCAATTTGCCGTGACACTTCAGAGTAGGACTAGGtccaaaaaaatgttttatttcttttcctaaacACAAGGCAGAAAGCCCCTATTTAACTATGCCCTCGATCTATCATTTGGTGtttatctagttttataaaagcttctctttagtaatttgtttttgcaCTGCTATCTGAGCCTATTGtatcaaaattctttattatctATGCAATGCAATAATTCTGAAAGGTGTCTTATTATGTGCTAAATTCTAAAGCAAAATCGCATAGATAGTCAACAATATCTCTCATGTCGTGactacgccttttttttttaaacttaagtatggaatgaaaacaaaaaagattggagcatataaatttttcctctctctgggAGACTAAGACTTGAATAGCTAAATTTTAAGCACTCAGGCCTATATCACAATCCATATTTAGTGCAAGGGGATTACTCATTTCAACATTTGCCGAAAaagatgttttttctctctctctctctctctcgttctctacAATCAGACTTTATATTTATCTTCATCCTTTGTTATAAAgagattttaaataagaaatcagTTATGTTTACTCTGATATGAGTTGGCTTAGTGCCTATGTTACAACCAAAGTAGTTTTCTGTTCAAAACTTAGCCTTGTTAccttcaaataaaatttcactttgtttttgtCACACGTAATCTTTAGCCCATTGCTTCCCTGCGCCTTTAGtctgtcaacacacacacacacaaacacacacacaaacacacacacacacacacacacacacatatatacatatatatatatatatatatatatatatatatatatatatatatatatatatatatatatatatatatatatagatattagagGTCTTATCATTGCTCAGTACACCTATCTGTATACAGCATACTATACCACTCccaatataataaatttattataatgaaGTATAATAAATTTCCCGACATTCTTTATAGTTTTACATCCATACATATCATTGTAtatgctcatacatacatacacacacacacacacacatatatatatatatatacatatatatatatattgtacacatataCAAGTACAAAGCAATGATAAAATCTTcttcttcgaataataataataataataataataataataataataataataataataataataatgcacactCGCTTTTGTTAAAGAAAGGAGCAACGGAAATAGGATTATCGTTTTCTTCTAATTCTGTAACCTTCGTCAGAAAAACAGAGCTGGGGAGAATTAGGAGAAACACTTTGAAGACACGAAGGTGTCTCTCCTTCGGTAGAATGACACgtgcaagattttattttcacgattatttatttctttatataattgtCGTGTGATTATGGTGTCAGTAGCCTACGTTGCTTAATGGGGATAATTTATTGCTATAATTATCTTTAAGGTTATTAATTCCTTGCCATCTTTCAGATCCAAAAGACAGTGAGGTGGTATTGTTGAAgggggtatttttattttaattcgttaagctgaattttatcagtttttttgtcatttcaagcTTGAAGTTTAACGGGGTGGATatgagtgataaaaaaaaatattttttcctagtatttcaattttttattaagatgaattttatcagtttttgtcatttcaagCTTAACGGGGTGGATAAGTTTAACGGGctgaattttatcagtttttgtacATATGAACGTGATAAatcaaaaaaaaatccagtatttcaatttttattaagctgaattttatcagtttttgtcatttcaagCTTAAACTTAACGGGGTGGATATGAGtgataaagcaaaatattttttccagtatttcaattttttatcagctgaatttttatcagttgtttatgtcaaaatattttttccagtatttcaattttttattgctGAATTTTATCAGCTTTTTGCCATTTCTTAAAGCTTAATGGGGTGGATATGAgtgataaagtaaaatattttttccagtatttcaattttttattaagCTGAATTTTATCAGCTTTTTGTCATTTCAAGCTTAAAGCTTAACGGGGTGGATATGAGtgataaagcaaaatattttttccagtatttcaattttttattaagCTGAATTTTATCAGCTTTTTGTCATTTCAAGCTTAAAGCTTACCGGGAAGAATATGAATGGTAAGGTGAgtattattttttggaaaatatcttAGCCTTTCATTGAGCTTTCTTCATTTTAGGCTTAAAGCTTAGCATGCAGaatataaatgatagatttaagATTCATTAAGCAGAATCTTATCAGCTTTCGTTATTTCAAGCTTAAAGCTTACCGGGAAGAATACGAATGATAAAGTAAGGTGCTAATTTTTTGCAAAGTATCTTAGCCTTTCTTTAAGCTGAATAGTACCAGCTTTTTGTCATTCCAGACTTAAAGCTTAGCAGGTAGAATATCAACGATAAAGTAAGTTACTTTATCGTCTAAAGTATTTTAGACCTtcactaaaaataattctttccatatataaaatcattctttccctaaaaaaaataattctttgcttaCAAAATAATTCTTTCCCCATTGAAATAATTCTTTCTCTATAAAAGTCGTT includes the following:
- the TfIIA-S gene encoding transcription initiation factor IIA subunit 2 — translated: MTYQLYRNTTLGNTLQESLDELIQFQQISPSLALRVLLQFDRAINQALANKVRARITFKDTLSVSYNKLNTYRFCDNVWTFLMSDVEFKDVQEFAQVDKLKIVACDGRGESTK